Genomic window (Zonotrichia albicollis isolate bZonAlb1 chromosome 11, bZonAlb1.hap1, whole genome shotgun sequence):
CACCCTAAAACAAGGCATGGGAAACCAGAGGGTTGTCAGGTGGCTTTAAGGCTTTGAGGGACTAGATGGGATAGAGTGGAGCTTGTTTCCTGGACACACTCTTTGTTGTAGGAAAGCTGCACCTCCTTCAAGGATGTGGAGTGACACAAGCTTGGAGCTCCAAATCTGCTACTTACTTCCAAGGAGGATGGATTGCTATTTTTCCTATTGAAGGTCTGTTTTCAACAGCAGGAAATAAAAGTGTCTGAACTTAATCTTGTGTAGCTCAGCCCCATACAGAGCCCTCAATAATATCCTCCCCTCACTGTCACACCATTACAGGCAAGGTCAAGGATGTAGATCAGAAGATGGTTCTTATATCAAATGCTGGCTTTTAACTTGCTGTGTTACTCCTTAAGTCATGGTTGTGGTAGCTGTTCTCATTTCAAGCTGAAGCAGTGGCTTGGTTTTTAGGATCAAGTGGTCAAGCAGCCCTTTGTCCCTGCCCCTTGCCCTTCTTAAAGTAGATATCTGAGCTTTAATTTCTTACTCTGCTAGAGTTAAACTTAGTTCCCCTTCCTGAGCTGTCAGTGTTAAGCTGCAGGATTGCATTTAGTCTTTCTTAAATCCAGACTGGAAGTTCTCTCAAGAATATGAAAACCCTGCTTAAAGCAGCTTAGAGGCTGCAAGAGAAAAGCAGAACCAGAGTTCCTTTATCATGGACATTGCTGGCTGGAGATGTTCCTCCTGTGGCAATTTAATGTGGGAGGCCTTTTAGATATGGCTGGGACTACTTAAAACAGTTATTTAAACATTAGGCCAACAGTGTGACAGCAGCTGACTCCCCATGCAGTGAGATTTAAATACAACTCCTTTCCTACCATACCTGGAGTAAGTGGCCCTTCTGACAAGTCACCATTTCATAAAACTCACTCTGCTTTATTAGAAAAGTTAtagtaaaaatgtaaaaaaaacaaagttacTACAAAAATCTATGTACAAattctgcagggctgcagagcatcTCGCTCTGAGGCTGCCAGGCTGAGCAAGCTCTTCAGCTGAGAATTCCACATTGTAAACAAGTTTGTAGTGTTAAGAGGCCTGGAAgcaaagtgtcttctgcttcACAGTGTTCAAGCTGCTGAGGGAGCAGAGGAAAAGCTTCTTGTCAGTGAGTGCAGCCTTGACTGGCAGCAACACGGGGAATGCAGGCTGGTGCTCCCACACCTTACACACTCATGACAACAAATCACATCTTTCTCTTCCTCAGGCCTCTGAAATGTAACAGGGTTGCAGCCAGGCTGCCTTGTGGGGCAGGAAAGCTCTCAAGCTCAGCTCAGCAATACCcactgctccctgtgccaggtgagccttcagcctggctctggagtgAGTTTTTCCTCACATCTATCATGGCTGGGTGATAAGGCACTGGGCTGACATTGAGGTGGCTCTAGAGTAGGTTTTTCCTCACTGGGCTCATGTTAAGCCTGGTTCTAGAGTAGGTTTTCCTCACATCATGGCTGGGTCATAAGGCACTGGGCTGATGTTAAGCCTGGCTCTAGAGCGGGTTTTTCTTCACGTGTATTGTGGCTGGGTGATGAGGCACTGGGCTGACGTTGAGGCTATCTCTAGAGTGGGTTTTTCCTCACATCTGTCATGGCTGGGTGATGAGGCATTGGGCTGATGTCGAGGCTGGCTCTAGAGCAGGTTTTTCCTCACTGGGCTCACGTTAAGCCTGGCTCTAGAGTGGGTTTTTCCTCATGGCTATCATGGCTGGGTGATGAGGCACTGGGCTGATGTTAAGCCTGGTTCTAGAGTGGAGTTTTCCTCACTGGGCTGACATTGAGGCTGGCTCTAAAGCGGGTTTTTCCTCACATCTATCATGGCTGGGTGATGAGGCAACTGAGCTCACGTTGAGGCTGGCTCTAGAGTGGGTTTTTCCTCACGTCTATCATGGctgggtggtgaggccctgggcTCACGTTGAGGCTGGCTCTGCGCAGCTCCCGGCGGgctttgggagcagcagcagcagccaggctccGCGGGGGCAGCAGCTCgtggggctgccctgctctcAGCAGCGAGTGCTCTGGGTCCCTCTGCCGGGGCTCGCCGGGGCTGTCGCTGGTCAGCGAGGATCGCCTCCACGTCGAGGGCAAAGGGGCGTGCACCAGGTCCCTGCTCTCATCTCTGGCCCGAGGGCTctcttcagcagcagctggaggcaaGGGCTGCTCCCTGAGGCTGAATTCCTCACAGGTGCCAAGCTCAGgggcagctctgtccccagccccatgaATGCTTctctccatccctgctgggaaaaaatgaggataCAGTGAGGAGATTATCAGGACTTTCATCATCAAAATTGGTGCCTGTATAACAGTTGCTGAAGGACCTACACATGCACTGCTCTGAACTACTCCAAGCTCTCACTACCAGGTGTGGGAATTGAACCTCCCTTTTAACTTGGCAGGAACAGCAAATCCCTAGCCCGGCTTTCCTCTCACCTTTGGTCTGTCCAGCATGGAGGTTCATGTTACTCAGTCTCTGGTTCAGCTCCTGGTTTGCCCACATGTACCAGCTCAGCTCCTTTTCCAGCACCTGAATCCTCGCCTCATACTGCAGCTTGCTGCTGGCCAGCCCCTCGTCCATGTGCTCTGCAAGCAAGAACAAGGCTGTTTCAGCCTGGGAGCCCGGAGAAAGACAAAAgcagtggcactgctgcccatgaggagagctgggggttaccacggctctgctgcagcagtaGCTGCATGTTCTGCTCatgctccttctgctgcagggTGAGCTGGCGGTCCATCTCCAGCCGCTGCCGCTCCACGGCCGCCTCCAGCCAGtacaccagctgctgctgctcctccagctgcaTCTCCAGCTCTGAGAAGGCaatgtgctgcctgtgctggtcCTCTCGCAGTGTCACCACCTGACCAGGGCCCAAGAGCAAGAAACTCTTCAGCTCCTTCATGCCTGGGAGGatttcctgccccagccccagtcaGGTTAGTTTTTTGGTACAGCCTACAAAGGTTAGTAGTGCTGGGATGTCAGAGCTGCCTTGTGGAGGGAAGAGCAAGGTGTGGCTGCACTGATGCAGCAGAGCCACTGCAAGGATCCATGCATCCTATGACTACTTGGCCCATCTCCCAGCTAGGGGTCATGGTGCTGTGGCTTTGTGGCCTGACTTTTCAGGAATATGATGCAAAGAGAAAGCTTGAAACTGAGGAAAACAGGAGTGTGGTCAGGTCATAATTTCTGTTAAAAAGTGCATTCAAGCTGTGTGATGTTTATGATGTGTTCTGGCTGGCTGCAATCACTAACAGCCAAGTAAGTGAAATACAGCTGCCACCAGCGCGGAGGGCAGTTGTCTCCCACCTTGTCAAAGTACTTGCAGAGCAGAGCTCGTGTCTCAGAGGAGGAGAGGTAGCTGAGCTTGGCCATGAGGTTCATCTCACACTGTGACAGCAGGCTGGCTGAGGCCCGCAGGACTCGCTGCCTGCATGTGATGGACTCATTCTTGTACTCAATGGCTGCATCCAGAGCCTCGATTGCCTCATCCAGCTGGAACAAGATCCGTTCTtcctgccagggcagagctgtagTTACCAGGGAGCAAAGAGCTTGCTCTGTCTCATCCTGCCCTAGCCTTGCTTGTCATGTCCGTGCTGGTGAGAAGCTGGGACATGCAGTTTGGGATGTGGGGGAGCATCTGCCAACGATCTCAGGCTCAATCTTTACTTCTCTCCTAcagcctcctgctcccagcccagcagaggtACCTCTGGGGACAGCAGCGTGCCCTGGCGCAGCTTGTTGTCCAGCTCCAGCCTCTGTTTGAGCAGCTGGTCCTTCTCCTGGCGCAGGCTGTTGATCTCCTGGCGGATCTGCTGCTGGTCCTGGGCGCTGCCGTGGCGCAGCTGCCCGCTCTTCTCgctcagctccttctccaggTGCTCCAGGCGGCTGGACACGCGCACTATGTCATCTGTCAGggcctgcagcacagcatgcTCAAGGGGATCTGCTCCCAAGGCAGATCAGCCCTGTTCTACTCCCTCTCTAGGTCAAGTGACCCCCAGGCAACCAAGGGCTACCAAACCAACAAGCTCAGACTCTTTCAGAGAGACAAGATTTCCTACCTACTTTCCAACACCCCCTCATCCTGCAGTCAGACCCAGGATGGCACCCAGATCTTCCAGCCTCCACCTCTGCTGGAAATCAAGCAAAGGGTTGAGGTGTCCCACTCTTGTCTTACCTGGCTGGAGCGCAGCCTTTTGCTCTCCAGGCCATtcttctcctgcagcagggcttccTTTTTGGCCACAATAGCTTCCCGTTTCCTCAGCTCATCTTCCAGCTCATCCAGGGCCTGGCGCTGCTCGAGAACTTTATCCATCTCCATGTCCAGCCACTTCTTCTGTTCCTCAATTTTCTGATGGAGGGAGAAGCAAAaggtgagtgtgtgtgtgtgtgtgtgtgtgtgcagacagcagcagcagtgcccaggactGCTGGACTAAAGAGCAGCAGGGTTGAGATCTGAACAAGCGTCCTTATTGCATCTCTGGTAACCTCCAAAACCACACTTTGCTGGTTTTacccttccagctcctccaaAAGTCAGAGCTAAACTAAATTCCCAGCTGTCAGGGAGTTCTTGGAGGGCACATCTCTAACCACCCTTCTGCTAACAGACAAAACTTCAAAACTTCTTTACCAGCACTAGGATTTAGATGAGATCCTTTTTCTGGGGTAAGAAAAGATCTGAAGTCCTCTGCTACTAGATACCAATGACATTATGGACTGTCCTTCTCAAGCATGAGATGGGCTCAGGTCTGTTTTCAGATGTCTCCCATCAGCCTGCAGTCTGCCAAGCATcccccctgagcagggaagcAGAGGCAGGTTTGCTGTCTgtacctgctgctgctccaggctgatcACAGAACCGTTGCTGCCACTCCGCCGCTTCCTCTGGAAAGCTGCGATTTCCTCTGTTTTGATGCGCAGGATTTTCTGGTGCTGCTCGTGCTTCAGCTCCAGTTCCTGCATGTGAAAGAGCAGCATGGAGGGAGTGGGATGTGTttgcccaggggctgagggaCAGGTTATGTTCTCCTCTAGCTCTTTGGATAGAGCTGTCTCCATGCTCTCCAAGACAACCACAGACCACATCAGAGGCCAGCCAGTGTCATCCTCAcaaaccccacagcagcacagctgatgTGCCCTGTCCTACCTTGACTCGGTGCTGTCCCTTGTTCACCTCCGTCTCCAGGCGCCGTTTCTGCTCGCTCTCCTCGCGCAGCCGCcgctgcagctgcccctgctgccgcCGCATCAGCTGGATGTtcctctccagctcctgcacGCGCTTCTCACTCTGCGCCGACAGCGACACCAGCCTCTCCGTCGCCTGCTTCTTCTTGCACAGAACCTGCCAGGGGGTGAAACCCACCCTTGGCACCTCCTCTCTTTGCAGAGATGCCCCCAGCTCTGCGCTGCTCAGCCCTTCCCCTCACCTGTGCCTTGCTCCGCACGGCCGCCAGGCGTGTGCGGTACTCCTGCAGCTTGCACTTCTCCCCGGGATCCCAGGGCTCTTTGGcctccagctcctggagctgcttctggcTGTCGCTCAGCTCTGCCCGCACCTGCTCtgcttcctgctccagctcactGATCTTCTGGCTGTACTGCTTGTTCAGAGCCTGGGCATCCTTGCCTGCAACACAGCCCGCTCTCTCACAGCCAGGATCCCGACCCTTCCGCCCTCTCCCCAAGTATTTTTGGCTACAGAGACTGAATGTTCCCTTTCCCTCAGGCACTGCAGGGAAGGAACAAACCAGTGGGAAGGGTTTCTGTCAGCTGGAGGGATGGAGAAACAAGGCCCTGCTGCTTTTAGGAGAAGAGACTGAGCACAAGCAACACAGGCAGAGAAGATGAGGATGGAAGGAGAGACAAAGCACCACAACTAGGAGGAGGTTTCAAGGGAAATGGGTGCATactcctgccagcagctctgcacctGTCTTAATGAGCTCCGTGATCAGCTCCTCCTTCATGCGGATGTTGATTGCCAGCTCTCGGATCTTCTGCTGTGCCTGCACCAGCCTCCACTCAgagcccttccctggcaggcGCTCCCggcagcccagcagggactCCCGCTTCCCACAGACCTCTGCAACACAGATCCCCACGTCAGGAAAGTCCTATCCTAGCAGATGGGCGACAGAAGGACAATCTGATCTTGGATCTGTAGTCAGAGTCTGGCACAGCATTGCCCAGAGTCACCTGAAGCTTCTACCATAACATACACCCTTGCCAGACCCTAAGAGTTCAAGTTTCTCCCTAACAAAAGCAGCTGGGTTCcatttttgttccatttttGTCCTCGGGGCACATCCAGATGGGACACCAAGATCTCCCAGTGAACCACCACCAGTCCATGGAAGATTGTCCAACAACCTATGGTTGCTACTTGCCTTttgacagctccagctgctcctcctgaaTTGAGTGGGCATTGCCTCCACTTGGCTCCTCGCCCAACTTGAAAATCTCTTTCTTGCTCAAATTTTGGATCCCATTTCTAGAAGAAGAAGCAAATTAATCAGTTTGGTCTGGCCACTCCTAAAGCTGTTCCCAGTAAGGACCCTCATGATCCACAGCCTTCAGAAGGAGATGGGAACAATAGCTGTGGTCAGGAATGATGGTAATGAACTCCCCAGGGAGCAGTAAGGTGTACCAGCAGCATCACTGACCCCACATGCAGCATTTGCCCTGCATCAGACATgagagctgagctgcagaggCGGGACAGCCAGgtcacagccagggacagggacacggcacagggacagctggctGAGACAGCCCCAACTcactggcactgggacagggaccGTTTCTGTTCCCATTCCTCCATCTCCTCTCCTGAGGACAGCTCTGATGGCTTCTCTGAGTCCTGGCTGAGCTCCCTCCTCAGCACCACCTCTCTGACCTCAGGATCACCAGCTGGGTGCTGTGTGTGGTTCAGGTGCCAGCCTGCCAGTTCCTCTTTCTgcaagcaggagctgctgctgagcttctGGGCACAGAATTGGAAAGAGAGGAAACAAGCTGTGTGAGAGCCAGTGTTAGAAAAAGTGGCTCCCGGCTGAGCATCACTGCTAGACATAAAAGCAACAAAATGGATTGAGTGTATTTTCAGGAGAACCAGTGTGTTGCCAGACTCAGATGCCTGTGCTTCTGCTGCTCAAACACTGAACAATTCTGGGACTCACCCACAACATGAAAGCAAAAGCCTCAGTTTTGAAGCTGGGCTGTTTTTGCCAGAGTTGTAAAGCTCTAGATTTGAAAACTGAGCACAGTCCTCTGGACTACGCCTCTGGTAAGGATCACACTGAACAGCAGGGCAAAAGCTCTCCTACAGTGGAGAGCAGCCAAGggaagaggcagcagctcttcagTGGCACAGCCTTATGCCCTCACCTTCTTGCAAAGAGCTCTTCCACTCTGCTCAGGAAGCAGCCCTGAGGGAACCCCACCAAAGccatgggatggggcagcatccagtggggctgtgtgaggtctcTGGCTGGCAGTGACCAGGTGAAGATTTTCCAGCAGTCCTGGCACACACAGGTTTGGCATTGCCATCTCCAAGCGCACGTGCAGCTCTGAGATCttatcctgctgctcctgcagtttGTCACTCTAGGAAACAATCAGAAAAATGTGGTTACATTCATGTTGATCTGAGATCCACTGCAGAGGAACCTGAAAGCTGGGCTGAGCACCCCTGTGCAGCAAGGAGAGGAGTGGGGCAGGTCCCTACAaagagagcagagcccagaaaTACCTGCAGCTTATACTGTTCCATAGcatcctccagggcagccaggaaATCACGGTTCTCCTCCTCCAGGCGTTCCACTTGCCTCTGCAGCTTTGCCACCTGCTCATCTTTGATGGATTCGCACTTCTTCTCagggctcacctgctccccagAATAAAAGAGAGGCAGAATCAGTATTTGTCCTTCTCTTCCTATCTCTGCAAGGACACAACAGCTCTGCAGATTCTTCCTATGCAATAAATctctcagctgcagctgagAATCCTAGTCCTAGTTTTTCCCTGCCTGCTGTGAAGAACATGTCCTTCTGTCTCCCTAGGGCCTCCTGGACAGGTtacctctcctcccctccctctcctGACCCTTCCATcatgctgtgctggggccaTGAGATGAACCTCACCTCAGAGAGCTGTAACACCCCACTATTACCTGTCCTTTTGCCACTTTTGACCCCTgtgcctcctgtccctgctcctccatGGAGGTGCTCTCAATGCCGCTGTCCAGCCCGGCCGAGGTGAGCTCGCTCCTCTGGCTCTCCACGGTGCACAGCCACTCCTTGATgcgcaggagctgctccaggctgaggctgctgTCCTCCTGCAGCTCGGAGAGCAGGCGGTGCGCGGCGTCGGTGCACGTGCGGTAATGGGCGCACTCGGCCTGCAGCCGGGCCGTGGCGTCGGGCACGCCGCGCTTGGCGCTGCCCGAGCGGCGGATGGTGCGCGTCTCTGAGCGCTGCCGCTGCTCCAGCGCCTTCTGCAGGCTCTTGAtctgcaggtgcagctcctcaATGTGCTCCGTCTCCCTGCGGCAGTTCACCACCGCCCTGTTCTGGATGTTCTGAGCGCGGCTGGCGTAGTTCAGTGTGTTGAGGCTCTCATCGAAGTCGGAGGACGAGGGGCTGACGCAGGCTATCATCACGGTCTGGGCGTTCCCCCCCAGGGAATCTTTCAGGATCCTAAGGAAGAGCACAGGGATTAAAATGGCAGAAATACACAATGACAGAGAAAACAGAAGGTTTTCAACCCTTTTCAGAGGTTAAGCCCAAGGAAAATGATCTTGCTCTGGTCCTTGCTCTGTAGTTTGTTGGCATCAGTGATGCGAATGGAATCATTAAGCAGAGGATGAAGAGTTTGCACCATGGCAAGTCTTCATCCAAATAACTCCTGAGGTTGGGAGGTCTCTGACTCTGTGATCACTGCTAGGTATGTCCTGCTGGAGATTGCAAAGGTCACCTGCTCAAG
Coding sequences:
- the KIF7 gene encoding kinesin-like protein KIF7 isoform X3, whose translation is MAAEAAVVRVAVRVRPLLPREALRGHRPCLRSDAATGEVELGRRRFRFAAVLPEAAGQAAVYRACVQPLLRAFFRGFNATVFAYGQTGSGKTYTIGEASVASINEDEQGIIPRAMAETFRLIDENDLIDYTVRVSYLEVYKEEFRDLLQVDTASKDIQIREDDKGNVVLCGVKESEVEGLDEVLSLLEMGNTAKHTGATHINRQSSRSHTIFTVTMEQRRGAGRLPLHRQPPALPAAGQVLVSKFHFVDLAGSERIVKTGNTGERLKESIQINCGLLALGNVISALGDPRRKTTHIPYRDSKITRILKDSLGGNAQTVMIACVSPSSSDFDESLNTLNYASRAQNIQNRAVVNCRRETEHIEELHLQIKSLQKALEQRQRSETRTIRRSGSAKRGVPDATARLQAECAHYRTCTDAAHRLLSELQEDSSLSLEQLLRIKEWLCTVESQRSELTSAGLDSGIESTSMEEQGQEAQGSKVAKGQVSPEKKCESIKDEQVAKLQRQVERLEEENRDFLAALEDAMEQYKLQSDKLQEQQDKISELHVRLEMAMPNLCVPGLLENLHLVTASQRPHTAPLDAAPSHGFGGVPSGLLPEQSGRALCKKLSSSSCLQKEELAGWHLNHTQHPAGDPEVREVVLRRELSQDSEKPSELSSGEEMEEWEQKRSLSQCQNGIQNLSKKEIFKLGEEPSGGNAHSIQEEQLELSKEVCGKRESLLGCRERLPGKGSEWRLVQAQQKIRELAINIRMKEELITELIKTGKDAQALNKQYSQKISELEQEAEQVRAELSDSQKQLQELEAKEPWDPGEKCKLQEYRTRLAAVRSKAQVLCKKKQATERLVSLSAQSEKRVQELERNIQLMRRQQGQLQRRLREESEQKRRLETEVNKGQHRVKELELKHEQHQKILRIKTEEIAAFQRKRRSGSNGSVISLEQQQKIEEQKKWLDMEMDKVLEQRQALDELEDELRKREAIVAKKEALLQEKNGLESKRLRSSQALTDDIVRVSSRLEHLEKELSEKSGQLRHGSAQDQQQIRQEINSLRQEKDQLLKQRLELDNKLRQGTLLSPEEERILFQLDEAIEALDAAIEYKNESITCRQRVLRASASLLSQCEMNLMAKLSYLSSSETRALLCKYFDKVVTLREDQHRQHIAFSELEMQLEEQQQLVYWLEAAVERQRLEMDRQLTLQQKEHEQNMQLLLQQSREHMDEGLASSKLQYEARIQVLEKELSWYMWANQELNQRLSNMNLHAGQTKAGMERSIHGAGDRAAPELGTCEEFSLREQPLPPAAAEESPRARDESRDLVHAPLPSTWRRSSLTSDSPGEPRQRDPEHSLLRAGQPHELLPPRSLAAAAAPKARRELRRASLNVSPGPHHPAMIDVRKNPL
- the KIF7 gene encoding kinesin-like protein KIF7 isoform X2, yielding MAAEAAVVRVAVRVRPLLPREALRGHRPCLRSDAATGEVELGRRRFRFAAVLPEAAGQAAVYRACVQPLLRAFFRGFNATVFAYGQTGSGKTYTIGEASVASINEDEQGIIPRAMAETFRLIDENDLIDYTVRVSYLEVYKEEFRDLLQVDTASKDIQIREDDKGNVVLCGVKESEVEGLDEVLSLLEMGNTAKHTGATHINRQSSRSHTIFTVTMEQRRGAGRLPLHRQPPALPAAGQVLVSKFHFVDLAGSERIVKTGNTGERLKESIQINCGLLALGNVISALGDPRRKTTHIPYRDSKITRILKDSLGGNAQTVMIACVSPSSSDFDESLNTLNYASRAQNIQNRAVVNCRRETEHIEELHLQIKSLQKALEQRQRSETRTIRRSGSAKRGVPDATARLQAECAHYRTCTDAAHRLLSELQEDSSLSLEQLLRIKEWLCTVESQRSELTSAGLDSGIESTSMEEQGQEAQGSKVAKGQVSPEKKCESIKDEQVAKLQRQVERLEEENRDFLAALEDAMEQYKLQSDKLQEQQDKISELHVRLEMAMPNLCVPGLLENLHLVTASQRPHTAPLDAAPSHGFGGVPSGLLPEQSGRALCKKKLSSSSCLQKEELAGWHLNHTQHPAGDPEVREVVLRRELSQDSEKPSELSSGEEMEEWEQKRSLSQCQNGIQNLSKKEIFKLGEEPSGGNAHSIQEEQLELSKEVCGKRESLLGCRERLPGKGSEWRLVQAQQKIRELAINIRMKEELITELIKTGKDAQALNKQYSQKISELEQEAEQVRAELSDSQKQLQELEAKEPWDPGEKCKLQEYRTRLAAVRSKAQVLCKKKQATERLVSLSAQSEKRVQELERNIQLMRRQQGQLQRRLREESEQKRRLETEVNKGQHRVKELELKHEQHQKILRIKTEEIAAFQRKRRSGSNGSVISLEQQQKIEEQKKWLDMEMDKVLEQRQALDELEDELRKREAIVAKKEALLQEKNGLESKRLRSSQALTDDIVRVSSRLEHLEKELSEKSGQLRHGSAQDQQQIRQEINSLRQEKDQLLKQRLELDNKLRQGTLLSPEEERILFQLDEAIEALDAAIEYKNESITCRQRVLRASASLLSQCEMNLMAKLSYLSSSETRALLCKYFDKVVTLREDQHRQHIAFSELEMQLEEQQQLVYWLEAAVERQRLEMDRQLTLQQKEHEQNMQLLLQQSREHMDEGLASSKLQYEARIQVLEKELSWYMWANQELNQRLSNMNLHAGQTKGMERSIHGAGDRAAPELGTCEEFSLREQPLPPAAAEESPRARDESRDLVHAPLPSTWRRSSLTSDSPGEPRQRDPEHSLLRAGQPHELLPPRSLAAAAAPKARRELRRASLNVSPGPHHPAMIDVRKNPL
- the KIF7 gene encoding kinesin-like protein KIF7 isoform X1; this encodes MAAEAAVVRVAVRVRPLLPREALRGHRPCLRSDAATGEVELGRRRFRFAAVLPEAAGQAAVYRACVQPLLRAFFRGFNATVFAYGQTGSGKTYTIGEASVASINEDEQGIIPRAMAETFRLIDENDLIDYTVRVSYLEVYKEEFRDLLQVDTASKDIQIREDDKGNVVLCGVKESEVEGLDEVLSLLEMGNTAKHTGATHINRQSSRSHTIFTVTMEQRRGAGRLPLHRQPPALPAAGQVLVSKFHFVDLAGSERIVKTGNTGERLKESIQINCGLLALGNVISALGDPRRKTTHIPYRDSKITRILKDSLGGNAQTVMIACVSPSSSDFDESLNTLNYASRAQNIQNRAVVNCRRETEHIEELHLQIKSLQKALEQRQRSETRTIRRSGSAKRGVPDATARLQAECAHYRTCTDAAHRLLSELQEDSSLSLEQLLRIKEWLCTVESQRSELTSAGLDSGIESTSMEEQGQEAQGSKVAKGQVSPEKKCESIKDEQVAKLQRQVERLEEENRDFLAALEDAMEQYKLQSDKLQEQQDKISELHVRLEMAMPNLCVPGLLENLHLVTASQRPHTAPLDAAPSHGFGGVPSGLLPEQSGRALCKKKLSSSSCLQKEELAGWHLNHTQHPAGDPEVREVVLRRELSQDSEKPSELSSGEEMEEWEQKRSLSQCQNGIQNLSKKEIFKLGEEPSGGNAHSIQEEQLELSKEVCGKRESLLGCRERLPGKGSEWRLVQAQQKIRELAINIRMKEELITELIKTGKDAQALNKQYSQKISELEQEAEQVRAELSDSQKQLQELEAKEPWDPGEKCKLQEYRTRLAAVRSKAQVLCKKKQATERLVSLSAQSEKRVQELERNIQLMRRQQGQLQRRLREESEQKRRLETEVNKGQHRVKELELKHEQHQKILRIKTEEIAAFQRKRRSGSNGSVISLEQQQKIEEQKKWLDMEMDKVLEQRQALDELEDELRKREAIVAKKEALLQEKNGLESKRLRSSQALTDDIVRVSSRLEHLEKELSEKSGQLRHGSAQDQQQIRQEINSLRQEKDQLLKQRLELDNKLRQGTLLSPEEERILFQLDEAIEALDAAIEYKNESITCRQRVLRASASLLSQCEMNLMAKLSYLSSSETRALLCKYFDKVVTLREDQHRQHIAFSELEMQLEEQQQLVYWLEAAVERQRLEMDRQLTLQQKEHEQNMQLLLQQSREHMDEGLASSKLQYEARIQVLEKELSWYMWANQELNQRLSNMNLHAGQTKAGMERSIHGAGDRAAPELGTCEEFSLREQPLPPAAAEESPRARDESRDLVHAPLPSTWRRSSLTSDSPGEPRQRDPEHSLLRAGQPHELLPPRSLAAAAAPKARRELRRASLNVSPGPHHPAMIDVRKNPL